GAGGTCGTCGGACAGGTAGGGCGTATCGCAGGGCGAGCACACGACGAGCGGTGCGCGCGCCGCCCGCATGCCGGCGAGCAGGCCCGCAAGCGGGCCGGGGAAGTCGGGTGTTTCGTCCGCGACGATGCGCGCGTCGAACGGCGCACCGAGCTCGGCATAGCGATCGGCGTGACGATTCGCGCTGATCAGCGTTTCGTCGACCTGCGGCGAAAGCCGGCGCAGCACATGCAGCGCGAGCGGCGTACCGTCGAGTAACTGCAGGCCCTTGTCGACGCCGTCCATGCGTGTGGCGCGCCCGCCTGCGAGCAGCAGGCCGGCGATCGAGGGGGAGGCGGAAACGGGCATCGTGCGAAAGCGGAATGAGCCGGCGTGCGTCAGCCGCCGATATACGACATTTCGACACGCTTGCCGGTGCCGTCGGGCATGGCTTCGGCCGACGCGCTGCCACGCAGCTGCGAATAGCGGTCGGTGCGGGCCTGCCAGATGCGGGCAATCGCGGTCGCGATCTCGGCGTCGGTCGCACCGCCGCGCACGAGCGCGCGCAGGTCGTGGCCCGTCGACGCGAACAGGCACAGGTACAGCTTGCCTTCGGTCGACAGCCGCGCGCGCGTACAGTCGCCGCAGAACGCCTGCGTGACGCTCGAGATCACACCGATCTCGCCGCTGCCGTCCGCATAGCCCCAGCGTTGCGCGGTCTCGGCCGCCGTGTGCGGCTCGAGCGGCACGAGCGGGAAATGTTCGGCGATCCGCGCGACGACGTCGGCAGACGGCAGCACCTCGGTCATGTTCCAGCCGTTCGACGTGCCGACGTCCATGTATTCGATGAAGCGCAGGACCACGCCGGTGCCGCGGAAACGCTCGGCCATCGGCAGGATCTCGCTGTCGTTGGTGCCGCGCTTCACGACCATGTTGACCTTGACCGGCGCGAGGCCCACGGCCTGCGCGGCGAAGATGCCGTCGAGCACGTCGGCGCTCGCGAACTCGGCATCGTTCATGCGCTTGAACAGTGCATCGTCGAGCGCATCGAGGCTGACCGTCACACGCGTGAGCCCGGCGTCCTTCAGCGCGCGCGCCTTGCGCGCAAGCAGCGAGCCGTTGGTCGTCAGCGTCAGGTCGAGCGGGCGGCCGGCGTGCGTCGTCAGGCGTGCGAGGCGCTCGATCAGGAATTCGAGATTCTTGCGCAGCAGTGGCTCGCCGCCGGTGATGCGGATCTTCTCGACGCCATGTGCGACAAAGAGTCGCGCCACGCGCTCGATTTCCTCGTGCGTGAGCAGCGCGCTGTGCGGCAGGAACGGGTAGTCCTTGTCGAAGACCGCGCGCGGCATGCAGTACACGCAACGGAAGTTGCAGCGATCCGTCACCGAAATGCGCAGGTCGCGTAGCGGCCTGGCGAACGTGTCGGCCAGCGTGCCGTCAGGGGCATGCGCGACGCCGGAGACGTCCGGCATCCCGCTGACGTCGGCGAGAGGAATGATGCGTGGGGACATGTTGAAAGAAGTGCGAACCAGATCTCTATTTTAGCCGCAAGCGGCCGACTGGTCCGGTGGGCGGAAACCCGCAGCGCGGACATGAAAAAGCCCGCCGGAGGCGGGCTTTTCCTGGTCAGGCGATGCGCCGTTTTAGTGGTGCGTCGTTTCGACCTGCTGCATCGGGGCCGTATCGGCCGGCGGCAGCGCCTTGCGTTCACGCGGCACGCGGGACGGACGCGGGAGTTGCGACGCGGCTTCCTGCGCAGCGGCGAACTTGTTGGCGTCCGTGTTCACCCAGACGAGGCCGGCTTGCTCCAGCACGACATCCAGGCTCGCCGAAGCGGGCGCGGCTGCCGGTTGCGCGGGAGCTGCTGCCGGCGCTGCTGCTGCCGGTGCCGGTGCTGCCGGTGCCGGTGCTGCGACGGCCTCGACCGGCGCAACTTCGACCGGTGCCGGCTCGACAGCCACCGGAGCGGCTTCGATCGCCACGGCCGGTGCGGCTTGCTCGACGGCCGCGGACTGCGGCGCCTCGACAACGGCCGGGGCCGCAGCCGGAACTGCCGGCACTTCGAACGCGTCGGTCGGCGAAACCTCGACCGGAGCCGGGCCGGCTTCGGTGACGACAGCCGGTGCAACCGGTGCCGGTTCCACTGCCTGGACGGCGACGGCCGGCTCGACCGGAGCAGCTTCGGCGGGTGCCGGTGCCGGCTGGGCTTCGACAGCGGCCGGTGCAGCATGCTGCTCGACGACTGCTTCCACGGCGACGGCGCTTGCCACGGCCGCGACGACTGCCGGTGCGGCCGTGTGGGCCGGTTCGACAGCAGCCGGTGCTTCCGGCGTCACGGCTTGCACGGCCGCTTCGCCATCCGCGCCTTGCTCGGCCTGGTCGATGATTGCGCCGTCTTCGTCACGCTCGCGACGACCGCC
The DNA window shown above is from Burkholderia cepacia and carries:
- the mobA gene encoding molybdenum cofactor guanylyltransferase MobA, giving the protein MPVSASPSIAGLLLAGGRATRMDGVDKGLQLLDGTPLALHVLRRLSPQVDETLISANRHADRYAELGAPFDARIVADETPDFPGPLAGLLAGMRAARAPLVVCSPCDTPYLSDDLVARLHAALDAQQADIAMAVTVDALQVRSPQPTFALLRTSLADDLAARLAAGDRKVRAWYARHKTVEVEFRDERAFYNANSWQELAALARR
- the moaA gene encoding GTP 3',8-cyclase MoaA yields the protein MSPRIIPLADVSGMPDVSGVAHAPDGTLADTFARPLRDLRISVTDRCNFRCVYCMPRAVFDKDYPFLPHSALLTHEEIERVARLFVAHGVEKIRITGGEPLLRKNLEFLIERLARLTTHAGRPLDLTLTTNGSLLARKARALKDAGLTRVTVSLDALDDALFKRMNDAEFASADVLDGIFAAQAVGLAPVKVNMVVKRGTNDSEILPMAERFRGTGVVLRFIEYMDVGTSNGWNMTEVLPSADVVARIAEHFPLVPLEPHTAAETAQRWGYADGSGEIGVISSVTQAFCGDCTRARLSTEGKLYLCLFASTGHDLRALVRGGATDAEIATAIARIWQARTDRYSQLRGSASAEAMPDGTGKRVEMSYIGG